The window TCACCGAAGAGCTGGCGCCCACTGTCAGCCTCGAAGACTTCAGCATTGACTGGGCCAAGCACTCGCCCGAGCCAAGACTCAAGCGAGCGCTGATCGCCGAAGTCGCGCGCATGACCGGGATGATGCACCGCGCCGGGGTCAACCATCGCGACTGCTACATCTGCCACTTTTTGCTGCACACCGACAAACCGGTGACAGCCGATGATTTCAAGCTCTCGGTGATCGACTTGCACCGTGCCCAGACCCGGCCGACGATTACCCAACGCTGGCGCAACAAGGACCTGGCGGCGCTGTATTTTTCAGCGCTGGACATTGGCCTGACCCGCCGCGACAAACTGCGTTTCCTCAAGGGCTATTTCCAGCGGCCCCTGCGCCAGATCCTGGGCGAGGAAGCCGGGTTGCTCGCCTGGCTCGAAGGCAAGGCCAACAAACTCTACGACCGTAAACAGCGATACGGGGATGCGCTCTGATGGCGGGTTGGACACTGGAGCCTGAGTACAGCGATCTGGCAGAAGATTTCGGCAGCCTTGAGGCCGTGTTTTCGCTTCAGGGCGAGCGCTTGACCCGCGACCCGTTGTCCGAGGTCATTCGCGTCCAGCGCAATGGCGTCAACTATTACGTCAAACGCTACGTGGGTGCGGGCAAAGGCCTGCGCCGTTACCTGGGCAAGCCTCGGGTGAAGGCCGAGTGGCAGAACCTCAAGCGCTTCGCCAAGTGGGGCATTCCTACCGCTGAAGTGGTGGCCTGGGGCCTGGAGCGTCGCGGTGCGGCGTACGATCGCGGGGCGATGATCACCCGTGAACTGCCCAATACCGAAGACTTGTCGGCGCTGGCCGAGCGGCGTGATCCGAAACTGGCGGACCGCGCCTGGGTCGACAATGTCAGCCGGCAGCTGGCGGTTTATACCCGGACCATGCACGACCACCGCTTCACCCATAACGATTTGAAGTGGCGCAACCTGCTGATCGACGATGAGCCCCGGCTGTTTTTGATCGACTGCCCCAACGGCGATTTCTGGCGCGGCTTCTGGCTCAAATACCGGATCACCAAGGACCTGGCCTGTCTGGACAAAGTCGCCAAGTATCAGTTGTCGGCTACCCAGCGCCTGCGCTTTTATCTGCAATACCGCCAGTGTGATCGGCTAAATGC of the Pseudomonas frederiksbergensis genome contains:
- the rfaP gene encoding lipopolysaccharide core heptose(I) kinase RfaP; this translates as MKLMLAEPFKSLWAGRDPFAEVEGLQGEVYRELEARRTLRTEVNGSGFFVKIHRGIGWGEIFKNLLTAKLPVLGAGQEWKAIQRLQEVGVPTMTAVAYGEKGSNPADQHSFIITEELAPTVSLEDFSIDWAKHSPEPRLKRALIAEVARMTGMMHRAGVNHRDCYICHFLLHTDKPVTADDFKLSVIDLHRAQTRPTITQRWRNKDLAALYFSALDIGLTRRDKLRFLKGYFQRPLRQILGEEAGLLAWLEGKANKLYDRKQRYGDAL
- a CDS encoding lipopolysaccharide kinase InaA family protein produces the protein MAGWTLEPEYSDLAEDFGSLEAVFSLQGERLTRDPLSEVIRVQRNGVNYYVKRYVGAGKGLRRYLGKPRVKAEWQNLKRFAKWGIPTAEVVAWGLERRGAAYDRGAMITRELPNTEDLSALAERRDPKLADRAWVDNVSRQLAVYTRTMHDHRFTHNDLKWRNLLIDDEPRLFLIDCPNGDFWRGFWLKYRITKDLACLDKVAKYQLSATQRLRFYLQYRQCDRLNAADKKRIRHVVRFFEGRE